The following proteins come from a genomic window of Alnus glutinosa chromosome 10, dhAlnGlut1.1, whole genome shotgun sequence:
- the LOC133880117 gene encoding protein CHLORORESPIRATORY REDUCTION 42, chloroplastic, which yields MALSISSTSTMIFSKSPQFVNRLRVVKTKCESKEPPPETGRPPAKSSKLEIGSPVIVIEAPKMIKTAASVPCLRVNSGLVNPGDVGRIVSRKPKDLWAVRLTVGTYLIDGKYFKPLQLDE from the exons ATGGCATTATCTATATCTTCCACTTCCACGATGATATTTTCCAAGTCCCCTCAGTTCGTGAATCGCTTGAGAGTGGTTAAAACAAAGTGTGAATCAAAAGAGCCACCACCTGAGACCGGCCGGCCGCCGGCAAAAAGTTCAAAACTTGAAATAGGCTCCCCTGTTATTGTTATCGAGGCTCCCAAAATGATAAAGACCGCTGCATCTGTTCCATGCCTTCGGGTGAATTCTGGCTTAGTCAACCCTGGTGATGTGGGAAG AATTGTGTCAAGAAAGCCTAAGGATTTATGGGCCGTTCGGCTTACAGTTGGCACTTATCTCATAGATGGGAAATATTTCAAGCCCTTGCAGCTTGATGAATGA